In a genomic window of Streptomyces sp. NBC_01231:
- a CDS encoding NUDIX domain-containing protein: MIVWINGAFGAGKTTTARELIELIPNSTLFDPEVIGGGLTHLLPPKHLAEVNDFQDLPIWRRLVIDTAAAMLAELGGTLVVPMTLLRQDYRDEIFGGLAARRIAVRHVLLAPAETILRERIARREVPPGLPDGEIRIRQWSYDHIDPYRSALASWLAADAHLIDTSALTQYETASRIAEAVSRGTVPVCDIVQTPEPTAETIAAGVLLFDEQDRVLLVDPTYKAGWEFPGGVVEPGEAPARAGMREVTEETGIRLDDVPRLLVVDWEAPAPPGYGGLRLLFDGGRLDSTEAGRLLLPGPELRDWCFASEEEAADLLPPVRYERLRWALRARERGAALYLEAGIPIG; encoded by the coding sequence GTGATCGTCTGGATCAACGGCGCGTTCGGTGCGGGGAAGACCACCACCGCACGGGAACTGATCGAACTGATCCCGAACAGCACGCTCTTCGACCCCGAGGTCATCGGCGGAGGACTCACGCACCTGCTGCCGCCCAAGCACCTCGCCGAGGTCAACGACTTCCAGGACCTGCCGATCTGGCGACGACTGGTGATCGACACGGCGGCCGCGATGCTCGCTGAGCTGGGCGGGACCCTGGTGGTCCCGATGACCCTCCTGCGCCAGGACTACCGGGACGAGATCTTCGGTGGTCTGGCCGCACGCCGGATCGCCGTCCGGCATGTGCTCCTCGCACCGGCGGAAACGATCCTGCGTGAGCGCATAGCCCGACGCGAGGTTCCACCGGGCCTCCCGGACGGGGAGATACGCATACGGCAGTGGTCGTACGACCACATCGACCCGTACCGGTCCGCTCTCGCCTCCTGGCTCGCGGCGGACGCGCACCTGATCGACACCAGCGCCCTCACACAGTACGAGACCGCCTCGCGGATCGCCGAGGCCGTCAGCCGCGGCACCGTGCCCGTCTGCGACATCGTGCAGACGCCCGAGCCGACCGCCGAGACGATCGCCGCGGGTGTCCTCCTCTTCGACGAGCAGGACCGGGTGCTGCTCGTCGACCCCACCTACAAGGCCGGCTGGGAGTTCCCCGGCGGGGTCGTCGAACCCGGTGAGGCTCCGGCCCGCGCCGGCATGCGCGAGGTCACTGAAGAGACCGGCATCCGCCTCGACGACGTACCCCGCCTCCTGGTCGTCGACTGGGAGGCGCCCGCGCCGCCCGGTTACGGCGGTCTGCGCCTCCTCTTCGACGGCGGACGCCTGGACTCCACCGAGGCCGGCCGCCTCCTGCTGCCGGGGCCCGAGCTGCGCGACTGGTGCTTCGCCTCCGAGGAAGAGGCCGCCGACCTGCTGCCGCCGGTCCGCTACGAGCGGCTGCGCTGGGCCCTGCGGGCGCGGGAACGCGGGGCGGCGCTGTACCTCGAAGCCGGGATCCCGATCGGCTGA